The genomic region CAGAATTTTGCCAATCCACCATTAGAGGATTTTGGCCTAAAGAACAATAGCCCAATACAGAAGTGCTAGAGAACTTTACAGtgctaaaatttaattaaatttcagaACAGGGGTCTCTGAATAAATATAGAGATCTTCTATCAGATATGTTGCAGAAATTCAAAAACAaacattcaattttctttttcataGGAAGAAATCTTATCAGCATCCCAGAGAAAATAAGAACTAGATTAGGattaaaaacacaaaaataaacctGGGCCAAGAATTATCAATGTCATTAACAAGATTTAGGGAATCCCAGAGTGCTTGGAATTCCAGATTTACATCTACCAGCATCAAAGCCTGCTCATTTGCTGGCCAGGAGTAGAATCACCACTAAATTTGACAAAGGTCAAGACCTAAAGAAGTATAGATTTAAGCCCTGATGAACAGGGTATAGCCTCaaagattaaaaaatttaaaaagttccCTTACCTTATTTATGTAGGTCAATAATCTTGAAAACGGTGATGACTATGATGCCTCTCTCTAATAATCAAGTTACCCTCACATCACTGAAAAAATTCTCTCATCACTCACAAAAAGTTCCATAAAAGCATTATCACCATATACAAGACTCAGGTGCTTCTGGGTTGTGTTGGAGAATGCAGGGGAAACAGGGGAAGCAACTCTGGTTCCCTTTTCACACTAATTGCAGAAGCCTCAAAATAAAACCCTTgctcttcctcttccaaatatgaGGATTGATTGCCAGATGTTGGAGTAGAAGAATAACAACAACTTGGTGATGAATTAAATGGATCAGCAGGTTCAAGAGGAGTGATAGGGCTGGGAATCAGTGCTTTAGGAGTTACAGGAGATAATGAAACATCATTGTTATTACCTGTTAATCTTGTGGGCTTGTGAAGTTCATGATAGAAACTCCTCTTGGTCTCTATTTTCTTCTGAAATTGCCTTCTCTGGTGGAGTTTAAACCCtgatttctgaatacccacttcaACCCCACCCTTGATCATGTCACAAGAATCTGTTTTCACCCCTGCTCCTACTGCTGCAAGTGCACCcccttttcttgaatttcttgcaGGCATGGTGACAGGCATCTTTTCCCCCTCTGAAACACCAGTAAGCTTCTGCACAAGCTCCCTGAATCCATCTGAATCTGTTTCAACAAATGTGGTATATATAATAGTCTGTTTGGGAGCAGATGCCCATTCAGAATTTGCAGATCCCCACTGCTTTGAACATTCGGCCATGGCCTGtgattttgtcatgatcttcactggTTGAGAGAATTCAAACACCCGAATTACTGCAAACAGAAAGGGAAACTCAGCCCAGATAAGCCCTACAAAGTTTAGGACACATAAACATCCGTGAATGAGTAGAATTCCTCTCTTCTCATTTTGCCCGAGTCAAAACAAATTGAATGCAGTGCTGTAATGAGATACTGACAATATTGTTGAGAGAGAATAACACTGTCAACAATACTGTTGAAAACAATGTTTAGGGAGGAAAATAGTCAAAGATGTTTGGTCGATTACCCATGTGGACTACAGTGATGTGAAGTTGAGAAGCTTCCCGTTGAATTTTTACTTCCTTCCTTGTATGTTCTGGACGCGTGGATTCAAAATCAATAATGTACGATTTTCTAAGCTTTTAACTATGGAAATATGCACTTGGGGTTTTCTCATTCATTCACTCATCTTTGCTAGCAAGATGTTAACACTAGGTTATAAGATAATCTTTTTGTATTCATCTTGGTTATCAAGGTCACAATCTAGTGAGTTGGATTGTGATCTCATTTTTGTTTAATAAGAAAATTAGCGAGGTGTGAttcttttttatgtattttttaattgtattatgttttaaatgaaattataaaatataaatttatatttatatatagatgAGTAATTTAGATTACGATAATTTATTGATATTTTGTGTGTTTATGTAAAATTAAGGTGCATTTTATTTGGAAAGAGAGGTCATAAGTTCAAATCTCACAATTAGGTATGCACTCCTCGTTTCTAGCATAATTAGATGCCTCCAcaaggagtacgaggtagtcccataTTGTTGTAAGCCATTGGTAGACCTATATACactaatctttctttctttctttctttctttctttttagaattgTAGTGTTTCTCATTTTTTTTATGAAAGAGATATATTTGAACTGTGTTATGTATAAGGGCTTTTAGGAACAAACAAGAAATTATATTAACGTTTATTAATAAGTATAGTAGTGAAGAGTAAGAAAACACACCTTTGGAAATATCTAGGTTGATTAGGTAAAAGAGTTACATCTAGACAAGTACTAAAAAATATGTTAAGATTGATGGAGAAGGGTAGGTGCTCTTGGCTTTTTGGGCAAAGAGGAATATTTTGTTGAAATGTTCACTTTTTATTCTTTTGGAATTTGCCATTTAGATATGCATCTATGTGGctatgacaaaacaaaacatgaacTATGTTATGCCTAAGCTCAAAATTGTCTTTTGACTCTAGTCCTCAAATTGTGGCCTTGAACTTCTATGTGGAACTAATCCAACAAGTCATGGTAGCAAACCTTGTGCTTTTGTTCTTCATAAATCATGTGTATATTTGATTGGCTAGTGCTTATAAGTGCTATTTGGACTTGCTATCAAATGGAGGGAATATGTTACTTGCCTTGATTATAATCAAGTATGCTATATATTGATTCAATGGTATTTGGAAAAGATTGAAGATGCCCATGCAAAATACTTAGGTGTTTATCCTTATTTATGTAGATGTTGATGCAATGGTTGCTCTAGATGCCTTCTTGTGCATAATAATAAAAAGTATATGTGTCCTAATGGTTTAAATGATCTAGGGCATTGTCCTTCTATACAATACACTAGAATTTAAGTTTGAATATTTTACATGTGACTCAATGGGTAATTACTAATTAAGAGCATGTTAGATTAAACATGTTTAAattctaaattttaaatttgaatattgAGGCCACTCTAGTGACCTAAATCTAGTATTGTTTCCCCATGTGCTTACATCCTGGGACCAAGAATAAAAAGATTAAGGTTTAGATTTAGACCACTTGGGACTAGCGGCTCGAGATTAGTTCTAACATAGGATAAATGTCAACTCTTACATAGTAGTACTCAAATTAAGTATTAAACTAGTAAATAAGAGACAAAAGTCGAAGAAAGTCCAAAATGAGTAGGAAAAAGTGGTATGCTGCATTTTCATATCTACAAATAAATCAGTAAGAAAAACTATTGAGCATATTGTTCATGTAAAGGACCCAAATTTATGaatttaaacatatttaaaaataataaaaacagtgataacaatgaaGTTAGTACAAGGGTGGGATAATCTTAATGGTGGTACATTGATTCTCATTGAAATTCAAGAAAGTGGGATAATCTATGTAAGTTGAGAATCATTATAATAAGTGACTTTAACCCCATATAAAAAAATagattattatttatattaaaaccaataaaattgaaagtaaaaatattattcaaaattaTAACATTTTTTTTAGTGGACAAACATttgacatttttaaaaaaaaatttattagcaTGGGATGTACAAATTATCAATCTCCTTAAATTTAGTGTAAGGATTGATAGCTATGCATTCTATAAAATTTGTTGAGGACTTGAATATGACCTCATCGCTTGGTGGACTCTTTGTGAGATAAACATTCCAACCAATAGATTAATGGCCACTTtgatcaattaatttaatttaaaaaatttaaatgcaaaACAATATAAatcctaaattttttattttaaatctttttttatatattaataaaataaaataaaataaaatgtataattttaaccaataaaatataaactCATACATTGAATTGTATATAATAATTTATCATACTATTAACCTATTTATATTTTTTCATTATCAATTAAAAAGAGTTCATAaacgtccaaggggttgagcttaactggttaaaacactgggttctcactatggagacccaagttcaattcccaatagggacatctaaaaaaGTAGAATTCTAagatgtgactcttggccttccataaaaatggggaaggtctagggtcaatctaataaaacataataataataataataattcaaaatattgcggcttcggcctattacctaccaaaaaaaaaaaaaaagagttcatAAACAATAGAATAATAAAGTTATTTTTAGGTAATACAACTTCAAATTCATATTTTGTTTAACACTTTAATCAACACCTATACCTATGCCATAAAAAAATAAAGCTCAAGGAAAACGAAGATAGAAAATATTCTTTAGAGActctttgatttcttttctttcaattgtttttAGGAATCTCATGCTATTGTAAAACTTTTGGCAACTAGGAAATTGTTTAGCCAAATGATGCATAATCATTGACAATGTTGTTGAAAGGTGGGAATCTAGAAATTCAAGCCCCTAAGGTGTAATGATATGCAATACTTGAGGGTTATGAACCTATTTGCTAAAGGAGAAAGTTAAATTGTGGGTTGGTCTATGTATAGGTGAACCATTAAATGATCTCAATTTTGTTTGTTAAAGTGATAAACAGTGTAGAGGTCCTCATTTATTCTATTAGGATCATTTAGGATCATATAGGTTATGTCTCTATATTTatgtgttaagaaaatcttataaaaatttaatttatagatattaaatataattatacttATATTTGTAAAGCTAAGAAATTCATTTTAATCTTTTTTACTGTAGGAAATTAAAGATGGTTacaaagtttcaagttttgaaaaatttaaaaggtGGTTGAACAAAACTGAAAAAATAAGTTGTATTATAATGTAGTGTCGTTAATTGTAATCCTTTATAATTTCACACTTCTTTTTGGGCCCTTGTCTTATGTGTCCTCTCCTATCTCTTTCAAAGACTATTCTAGCTCATGTATTAGACTGGGTAAGTGCACCAAACTGTTAGACAAAAAGTGGGATATAAGTGGccaccttttttttcttttttgaaatcaACCAAACTTGAACTTGGATGAGTAATTTGAGACTTATGCACTCCAAAATTGAAGAAACCAAAAGAACGTGAATTGAATTACtataaatctagtttctaaaatacttctttaaaaaaaaaatggataagattaagagggtcaaatgcTTTATGCACACAAAAGTATTCTTGTTTTTTTCAACAAAACATAACATAGTATCCAGTGTATGCCCCCTCATCTTTTTAGATGCATTTAGAATTTGAAAAACCCATTGGTAGgaatatagttaagagtgagcactaaaagttgtgtattttttgttgagtatttttttaatgatttttcaaagtcGACACATCATGAAAATCAGATTATCGAGCATGCACGTcaaaaaagattgaaaatgtaattTTGTTTTTGAATGTGTAAAGAATGAATTGtagaataataatatataatttattccaaatttggacaagtagatcaaaagttatttaaaaaatgacACACATGTCTCTGATAACTATAGAGACACTGgtaaaagtaaataaaaataaataggtcAATGTCGTtcaaatctgaaaaaaaaatataacaagCCCAAACATGTACGTGTTAATAACATGTATGTGTTATTTGAATTATAAACACATATGCATTTTTATTTAGCAAAACACatataatattttctttttgtcttttatttttcttatactttaagttatattttatgtatatattggcgggatgtttgagaatggtttcaaatctctaggagtcatgatgcaaattctagattttaggagatcttataattttttagacattcaaattttagtaatcaacggACTCCTATCATCATCCTCTTGCTATCTCTCTATATAAAAAAGAAACCATATATAAAAAAGTAGGTTtgcaaattatatttcaaaatggGAAGCCACATGCTAGAGATTTATTCATGTAAATAAAAAAGACTTGGCCAAAACCCTTTAAACCTACTAATCAAACTCTTCTCTACAAAAAAGGATTCATTTTTAGctactttttctttaacttcaaCTCCAAATTCTATAGTCAAGGATGTATTGGCACACAATAGAGGTTGAACTATTTGGGAGAAACCAATAATACTATTCAACAAAGCTAGTTTTTCCCACAAGCGCCAAATATATATGACTTCCCTAGATAAAAAATGGTGATGTTTGTTGGTGTGGAAAGAAGCCACAAGTGCAAATGCCATGTGAAAGAGATGTTGCAAATATAAATTCTAAGAAATGTCATGTGTTAGTTGAGCTTGGGCAGAACAAAAAACCCTAGCCTCTCAAGTTTTTAGTAGCAAAGACATTATTCAACAATTTAACCATCACACTATGTTAATACTAATATTTGCTAAAATGCCCCCAATATATTTTTacgattttattaaattaataaaagcGTTAAACATTAATTCATTTGTAATATTAATGTTTCATTacttta from Cryptomeria japonica chromosome 3, Sugi_1.0, whole genome shotgun sequence harbors:
- the LOC131066362 gene encoding VQ motif-containing protein 4, yielding MTKSQAMAECSKQWGSANSEWASAPKQTIIYTTFVETDSDGFRELVQKLTGVSEGEKMPVTMPARNSRKGGALAAVGAGVKTDSCDMIKGGVEVGIQKSGFKLHQRRQFQKKIETKRSFYHELHKPTRLTGNNNDVSLSPVTPKALIPSPITPLEPADPFNSSPSCCYSSTPTSGNQSSYLEEEEQGFYFEASAISVKREPELLPLFPLHSPTQPRST